Within the uncultured Draconibacterium sp. genome, the region GATTTGCCAATTATTTATACTTTTGCACCGATTTATTTAGAACAGGTCTTAATAATTGAAGAAGCATAAAGTAACACAGGTCAGGCATTTAACCGATTCAACATTTGTAATTCGGTTCGAGCGAAATGGTATGGAGTTCCAAACCGGGCAGTTTGTTCTGCTTGGAACAAAAGGAGCAGTTGATCGGCGCGAATATTCCATTTACAGTGGAGAGAACGACGGTTACCTTGAAGTTTTGGTACGTGAAGTGGATGGCGGGAAAGTATCATCGATATTGAAAAAGCTGAAAGCAGGTGATTTAGTTGATGTGGACGGTCCGTTTGGATTTTTTAAGTTCGATCCGAACAGTTTTCAGGTGCAGCAATTTTTATTCATAGCAACCGGAACAGGAATCAGCCCCTTTCATGGTTTTGTAAAAACGCATCCGCAGCTGAATTACAAGATGGTACACGGTGTGCGCAAAGCAGAAGAAGCATACGATCATAGCGATTTTAATGAAGAAAGGGTAACTTTGTGCGCTTCAGGTGAAAAAGGAGGCGACTTCCACGGAAGGGTAACCGAATTTTTAAAGACCGAAACAATAGATGAGAATACAAACTGTTTTCTTTGTGGAAACAGCGAAATGATATATGAAGTGTTCGATATTTTGTCGGAAAAAGGAATCCCGACATCGAACATTTATACCGAGGTATACTTTTAAATATAAAAAAAACTGTAAATAACAGGGAGCAGAAATCACCCCTCTTTTAATTCTCCTCTTGAGGGGAGATGACTGAGGAACAAAGACAGAAGGGTGAAACAGAAGCAAAATAGATGAACAGATGAAACGAGCATATAAAAAGCCTTTTTATACACAGGAGTATGATTATGTGAGTTCCATGAGTTACCATAAAAAGTAAACAATTATAAACGAATGAAATATCACGTAGTAACCTTAGGGTGTCAGATGAATATGTCGGATAGCGAGCGGGTGATATCGGTGCTAGACAAAGCCGGATACGAGTGGACCGACAACGAGGAGGAGGCAGGAGTGATTGGTATTTTGGCGTGTTCGGTACGTCAGAAAGCCATCGATAAAGTGTATTCACGTATCCACAAGTGGAATAAGTGGAAGAACAACAAAAATCTGGTTACTTTTATTTCGGGATGTATTTTGCCCGACGACCATGAGAAGTTCCTGAAGCTTTTTGATATTACTTTCCAGATGAAAGACTTGCCGGAGCTGCCCAAAATGATCAGTAGTTACGGTATTACAACACCAATACACCTGAATGTTGGGATCGATCCACATAACGAGAATATCGAGGATTTCTGGAACGTTCAACCACATTATCAGTCGAATTTCGAGGCATTTATTCCAATCCAGAACGGTTGTGATAAATTCTGTACGTACTGTGCTGTGCCTTATACACGAGGTCGCGAAGTTTCGCGCCCATCAAAAGATATTATTGCCGAAGTGGCGTTGTTGGTAGCGCAAGGTTATAAATCGATTACCCTGCTAGGGCAGAACGTAAATTCGTACGGACTCGATAAAAAAGGAGAGGAATTAACTTTTTCGCAACTTTTACGTGAGATTGGTGAATTAGGAAAACGCGTGAATAAGGAATTCTGGTTATACTTTACTTCGCCGCACCCGCGCGATATGACCGATGAAGTTATTGAGGTGATTGCCGAATACCCCGTTTTGGGAAAACAGATTCACCTGCCTATGCAAAGTGGCGATGATAAGGTGTTGATGCGTATGAACCGCAAACACAACATGGAAAAATACCGTCATATTGTGGAGACTATCCGCAGGATTATTCCGCAGGCAACTTTATTTACCGATGTGATCGTTGGATTCACTGGCGAAACCGACGAGCAGTTTGAAAATACGCGCAAAGCTTTCGATGAGTTTAAATTCAATATGTCGTACACAGCAATTTATTCTCCTCGTCCGGGAGCAACCAGTCACCGTTGGGTGGATGATGTGCCGCTGGATGAGAAAAAACGACGTTTGCATCAACTTACTGAGGATTTGAGAAAACACAATCTACCATATAACCAAAGCTTAATTGGGCAAACAGTTCGTGTGCTGGTGCGCGGAGAAGACCGCAAAGAAGGTTTCCTGACATCGTATACCGAAGGAAAATTAACAATTCGTTTTGCCTGTGCCGATAAATCGATGATTGGGCAGTTTGCTGATATTAAGATTACTTCGGCATCCGATTTTTCGTTGGAAGGAGAATTGGTTGAGGTAGCGGCTAGTTGCTAGTACAAGACTTTATATTATAAATTCTAAAGATTCCATCTTCTTGAAAGATGGAATCTTTTTTTTACTTTAAAGATTCAAAACTTTTGTGTTTTACCGAATAAGGAATTTAGGTAAAGTTGTATCGCATAAAAAGGCCCCTTAAGAATAACCAAAGGTCTATATAATATCTTTTATTGAAGTTCAAATCGCGGTAGAGGACTTCAGTCTTCCGGCTTCTTACTTCGTGCTATGCTACATCTCTGCATTTTCCATTTCCAGAAACCAAAGTATCGATGCCACTCCTGCAGGAAGAATTCCTCCGGAGTGGTCAAGTCCTTCAAGTGGAACTTTCTGAACCAAATTTGTGGATGCACCGGCGGCTATAAATTCATCATACTTTTCTTCACTCACAATTGGCGGCACATAAGTGTCGGCTGTTCCATAAAATAGTGTAGTTGGCACGGTAGGAAGAAAAGCCGGAACACTGTTATCGTCCAGCATGTCAAGAACCGGCAGATAACCTGCTTCTGTATTCCATCCGGCAAGGTATTTAGGTGTAAATAAGTCGGAAATGGTGGTCGTTAACTCAGCGTTTAAATCTGCTCCTGAAGTCTGCCCGTCAAACATCGTAGGAATTTTACCGGCATACGGTTCCTGAAATACTGTATTTATAGGTGTTGTTAGTCCCAGTTTCAGGTAGCTGTTAAAAATATAAGCCAGAAAATAGGGTTGCAGGTAGTCTTCCAAACCAACAACATATTCGTTAAGTGTTACCAGGTTGTATGGCCCTGCACTGCAGGCACTTGCTTTTAAATTGTAGGCAAAACCGGCATCGGCTTCAATAGCTTGTTGAACCTGCATAGTAGCCCATCCTCCTTGTGAGTAGCCGGTCAGGTAGAGGTCGTTGTTTAGCGAAATGCCATCTTTATTGTCGATAAATTCGCGTACTGCCTCCAGCATATCAGTAACGGTTTGTACAGTCGACTCGCGATGCAGGTACGGGTGAAACATATCGTCAGATTCGCCAAAACCGAGGTAATCAGGCAACGAAATAATAAAACCGGTCGATCCCATCATTTTCAATATGCGGAATAATTCGTTATCTGAATCAACGCTGGGCGCATTACTGTTTTCCGTGTTGGTACCATTCTGGTAGCTTAAAACCGGATACTCGCCATCTGTATCGGGGAGGGCAACTATACCTGACGCAACCACCGGGTGGTCGTCAAAAATAGTTTTGTAAGTGATTTTATATACATCAACTCCATTATTGATAAACGGAGTGACCTGGTCTAACTCATCAGAAAGCTCCGGATAGGCGAGCGATGCTAAAAGCAGTAATCCCGATATATTATTTTGATCGTAACTTGTAATGTGTTTTGCTTCAATTAGGTATTTGTTCTCAATGGGAATAGGTTCAACGTCGTTCATTTTGTCGCACGACACAAAAGAAACGGCGACAAGTGAAAAATAAAATAGAAATAATTTTTTGTTCATAGCAATGTGTTTTCTGAACTGATTAAACCAAAATTAGGGTATTTTTTATACCTGTAAAACTTAATTCAGTTATTTATACAATTCGCATGTTGGCAACAATACATTTATATTATGAAATGTTACTGATGATTTTTTTATTTTCGAGAAACCGAAATGTTCAATTTTTATTTTTAAATTTTAAAAAATATAAAGATGAAAAAAACTTTATTTCTAGTTGTTTTCAGCTTATTTGTAAGTGTTGTTTTAGCACAACCAATAAAAGTAATGTTGGTAACCGGTGGACATAGTTACGATACACTCCAGTTTTTTCAACTGTTTGATCGCATGCCGGAAATAGAGTATGAACATTTTGCACAACCTGATGCCAACAAAGCAATTGCAAATAGAGTTGCAGACGATTTTGATGTGCTTGTTTTTTACGATATGTGGAATACAATAACTCGTGAGCAAAAGGCGGCTTATATCCGCCTGACCAAACAGGGTAAACCATTTTTGTTTTTGCATCATGCACTTGCTTCGTATCAAAACTGGCCTAAGTTCGAGGAAATTATAGGAGGTCGTTATGTACAGGAAAACAAAAAAATTCCCGAAGATGAGTGGTCGGAATACGATCATGATGTGTGGGTATATTGCTCGATTGAAAACTATACGCCTGTCACCGCCGGATTTAGGGAGCTGCGTTTTTTCGACGAGGTGTATGATAATATCCGAATCTCCGATAATGTGAAACCATTACTGCGAACCCGGCATCCGAAAAGTGCTGATTACGTGGCGTGGGAGAATCGATTCAACGCTTCAACAATTGTATATATTCAAACGGGCCACGATAAACGTACGTACGAAACCGAAGATTACCGGAAGCTTTTATTTCAGGCCATTCAGTACCTCAATACCTTATAAGTAAACTCAGTTTAAAGGTTAAATCCCCGCTTTAAGCTTGTGATTGTATTGCTCGATCGATTAACCAAAATGTCAATTGGTTGCGATTGCTATTTTGACGCAATAAAAATCAGCCCCAAATTCATATAATTTGTATTGAGGCTTAAGGTTTCAGTACTTTTTATTCTATATTTGCTTCAAACTGTAAAATATACAATAAGTAATTAATTTATTTCATCCGATGCAAAAACTAATTATTTCACTACTTCTAATGAGTGTAATTGCAGTGGCTTGCCAACAGAGCGACCCTGTTAAAACTTCTAAAAAGGACTCAGCCATCGACGCAAAAGTTGAGGCTTTAATAGCGAAAATGACGCTGATTGAAAAGATTGGTCAGCTAAACCAATATTCTTCTCGTTGGGAATTGACAGGGCCGGCGCCTGAAGGTGTTGATTCGATGTCTCTGTATAACATGGTAAAAGAAGGTAAAGTTGGATCAATGTTAAATGTTACCGGTGCAAACGCTACCCGTAAAATTCAATCCTGGGCGGTTGACAGCAGCCGTTTGGGAATTCCGCTTATTTTGGCTTACGATGTGATTCATGGCTACGAAACCATGTTTCCGATACCGTTGGCCGAAGCTGCCAGCTGGGAACCAGAATTGGCAAAAAAATCGTCGCGGGTTGCTGCAATTGAAGCTTCTGCAGTTGGTTTACACTGGACATTTGCCCCTATGGTTGACATTGCCCGCGATGCCCGTTGGGGACGTTTTATGGAAGGATCAGGTGAAGATCCGTACCTTGGCGCAAAAATGGCTTATGCCCGTGTTAAAGGTTTTCAGGGCGACGACCTGTCGGATGAAACAACCATTGCAGCGTGTGCCAAACACTTTGCAGCCTATGGTTTTATCGAGTCGGGCCGCGATTATAATGTGGTACAAATTGGTGATCCAACCTTGCACAATATTGTTTTTCCGCCGTTTAAAGCTTGTGTTGATGCAGGCGTAGCAACTTTTATGAACGCGTTCAACACCATAAACGAAACACCGGCAACAGCCAACTCTTATCTTCAGCGCGATATTTTGAAAGGCGAGTGGGGATTTGAAGGTTTTGTGGTTTCTGACTGGAACTCGATTGGAGAAATGTTGCCACACGGGATTGCTGCCGACAAAAAAGAAGCTGCTTATAAAGCGATTACTGCCGGTTCGGATATGGACATGGAAGGTAACGCTTACATAAATAACCTGGAGGCCTTGGTAAACGAAGGTAAAGTTGATGAAGGTTTGATTGACGATGCGGTGCGCCGTATTTTAACCATTAAATTCAAACTGGGATTATTCGATGATCCTTACAAATATTGTAATCCTGAGCGTGAAAAAACAGAATTGCGTAGCGACGAGCACCTTGCAGCCGCCAAAGAAGCCGCAAAAAGAAGTATTGTACTGCTGAAAAACGAGAACGATCTTTTGCCGCTGAAAAAGGACGGATTAAAAATTGCTGTTATTGGCGAATTAGCTGAGAGCAAAGATGTGCCATTGGGTAGTTGGAGAGCCAAAGCGATTACCAATTCTGCTGTATCGTTGTTGGAGGGAATGAAAAACGTAACCGGAAATTCAAGCATTCGTTTCGCCCAGGGACCGGCTTACACTGAAGGTTTGCGCTCGTTTACCACCGAATTAAAAATTAACACCACTGACCGCAGTGGAATGTCGGCAGCCCGTTCTTTGGCATCAAGATCCGATGTTGTAGTTATTGCTTTAGGCGAAGATTGCTGGCAGTCGGGCGAAGGTCGCAGCCAAACCGATATTTCGATGAAAGGTTTTCAGCAGGAGTTGCTGGAAGAGGTGTATAAAGTAAATAAAAAAGTTGTTGTGGTACTGATGAACGGACGCCCCATCGAGATCAACTGGATGGCAGAGAATGTTCCTGCAATTGTGGAATGCTGGCACCTGGGATCGGAAGCCGGAAACGGAATTGCCGAAGTATTATTTGGCGATTACAATCCTGCCGGGAAACTACCAGTGTCGTTTCCAAGAGCAGTGGGACAGCAACCATTGTATTACAACCATTTTAATACCGGTCGTCCTACAAATGGCGAGGGAAATGTATTCTGGTCGCACTACACCGACGAGAGTAAAGAGCCACTTTTCCCATTTGGTTATGGTTTAAGTTACACTACGTTTAGTTATTCCGATCTAAAACTGTCGACTAATGAATTAACAGAAGGCGGAAAGATTGTAGTTGAGGCCACAGTAACCAATACCGGAGATGTAGCCGGAGAAGAGATCGTTCAATTGTATATTCGCGACCTGGTTGGAAGTATTTCGCGCCCGGTGAAAGAACTGAAAGGTTTTGAGAAAATAAAGTTGGAGCCAAAAGAGTCGAAAGTAGTATCGTTTGAGATCACTACAAAAGATATTGAGTTTTACGGAGCCTCGAAAGAGTGGAAAGCCGAACCCGGTGATTTTAATTTGTGGATTGGACCAAACTCGGCGGAAGGAATGGCCGCTTCGTTCTCTCTGAAATAGATGAATTAGACCTACTTTTAGTCCCGATAAAAACAGGTGGTTTTAGTATTAAGCTGGAATCGCCTGTTTTTTGTGTATGCAAAAAGAGAAGGCCGGTGATTTAATATAACATCTTTTAACATTTAGATAAAAAGAGAGGCGATGTGCCGGGTATAATTTTCATTAACTTAGCGAGCGATAAAACCACTTTAACTTGCATGTTATGAAATCTTTAAGCAGGTTAATCCACAAATCCAGTATGACATTTCTGCCAACCCTCTATCCGGTACATTTCTATGGGTTACCCGATGGGAAAGTCTATCTGTGTTTTGCCCGTTTTTATGAAGCCGGTTTTAAGAATACCGACCTCGAATTTGTTTTTGCACGCCACAACGATTTTGTATACAATTACAACGAGGAGATCATAATTCCAATAGCAGAATTCAGGGCACCGGTGTATAACGAAATGGTAGATAATCCCGATCCTGATATTACCATTTTAGAAGTACGTCGCGATATTCGATCATACACCGAAGCTATTGAATACATTGATAGTCTTAACCTGACGGATTTGGCTCTGAATTCGGGAATTGAAAGTGCTGAGCGAATGGCAGAAGAAATCCAAATGGGAGCTTAAAACCACTTTTCATATCTATAAATAGCCATTAGCTTTTCCATTTCTTATTTATCTATCCAGCTTCATTAACTTTTCTTAGGAATATTAATAACTTTTGCTTAAATCTTTTTGGGCAAAATTTCGTATGCTATAACGATTTACCTCTGGTCTGCACAAAATGCCGGGAATATAAGCTTACGTTAACCAAAGATTGCATTGTTCGGAAGACATGAAAATACCAGTACTGCTCAACATTCTGAGTTTTTATCTGAACTACGCGGAATAGTGGTGCAAAATTTATCGGAAGATGATTTTGGTGTAAATGATTTAGCCAAAGAAGTTAGATTGAGCAGGTCTCAATTACACCGAAAATTGAAATATTTGACCGGCAAATCGACAAGTTGTTTTATCCGGGAAATACGTTTAATCAACGCCAGCAAATTACTACGCGACAATAACAATACCGTATCAGAAATTGCATACAAAGTGGGTTTTAGCAGCCCCAGCTATTTCAATAAATGTTTTCACGACTATTTTGGTCATTCGCCGGGGGTACATAAAAACTTCCCTGAACTTAAAACGACCCCGAATGAAAAACTTCAATCTCGTAGAAAAATTAAACATTATTCCAGTTTATACGGTAAATTCGTTCATTATTTTGGTTTCATTATTATTGCAGTGATCCTCGTTATAGTGGTACTTTTTCTTTTTTTATGGCTTTAACGGATAAATTAAAGGGAGGACCGAAAAATTCTGTTTCGGTCAACAAAACCTCGGTTTTATTTAAAATATGGGATGAAAGGAAATGCCCAATTTGTGTTTTAGCGGATTTCTACTAAATCAATAACCTCAATACCATTAATACATCATAGTTTAAATTGTCGCTCATAGTCTAAATAATTTGGAAACATGTGTAATGAATGCAACATAGTTTTAAGACTTAACTTTTCATTTTGGCGTAACTTGAATCTTAAAAGTTTCTGACTGGGAAAGGAGGAAAAGTGTTCAGAAACCTATTCATTAATGTTAATTAAAGACCAGAAAGCCATGAAAAGATTATTATTTATTATGCTGGCAATATGTATCTGTTTGCTGGCAGTAGGTCAGAATGATACCCCAAGCGTTCCTATTGATGAAGTTGAGATTTCACCACCTGCTTTTACTGGCATTGCAAACTATGCTGATATTGTTAATGTAGATGCCAAATATTTACAAACATATCTTTCATCTAATATAACATATCCGAAAGAGGCAGAACGTTGTGGTTGGGAAGGTACCGAAGTAATTAAGTTTAACGTTAATTCCCAGGGAAAAGTAACCAATATTGATATTGTAAATGGTGTTTGCCCG harbors:
- a CDS encoding FAD-binding oxidoreductase, coding for MKKHKVTQVRHLTDSTFVIRFERNGMEFQTGQFVLLGTKGAVDRREYSIYSGENDGYLEVLVREVDGGKVSSILKKLKAGDLVDVDGPFGFFKFDPNSFQVQQFLFIATGTGISPFHGFVKTHPQLNYKMVHGVRKAEEAYDHSDFNEERVTLCASGEKGGDFHGRVTEFLKTETIDENTNCFLCGNSEMIYEVFDILSEKGIPTSNIYTEVYF
- the miaB gene encoding tRNA (N6-isopentenyl adenosine(37)-C2)-methylthiotransferase MiaB gives rise to the protein MKYHVVTLGCQMNMSDSERVISVLDKAGYEWTDNEEEAGVIGILACSVRQKAIDKVYSRIHKWNKWKNNKNLVTFISGCILPDDHEKFLKLFDITFQMKDLPELPKMISSYGITTPIHLNVGIDPHNENIEDFWNVQPHYQSNFEAFIPIQNGCDKFCTYCAVPYTRGREVSRPSKDIIAEVALLVAQGYKSITLLGQNVNSYGLDKKGEELTFSQLLREIGELGKRVNKEFWLYFTSPHPRDMTDEVIEVIAEYPVLGKQIHLPMQSGDDKVLMRMNRKHNMEKYRHIVETIRRIIPQATLFTDVIVGFTGETDEQFENTRKAFDEFKFNMSYTAIYSPRPGATSHRWVDDVPLDEKKRRLHQLTEDLRKHNLPYNQSLIGQTVRVLVRGEDRKEGFLTSYTEGKLTIRFACADKSMIGQFADIKITSASDFSLEGELVEVAASC
- a CDS encoding prolyl oligopeptidase family serine peptidase, producing MNKKLFLFYFSLVAVSFVSCDKMNDVEPIPIENKYLIEAKHITSYDQNNISGLLLLASLAYPELSDELDQVTPFINNGVDVYKITYKTIFDDHPVVASGIVALPDTDGEYPVLSYQNGTNTENSNAPSVDSDNELFRILKMMGSTGFIISLPDYLGFGESDDMFHPYLHRESTVQTVTDMLEAVREFIDNKDGISLNNDLYLTGYSQGGWATMQVQQAIEADAGFAYNLKASACSAGPYNLVTLNEYVVGLEDYLQPYFLAYIFNSYLKLGLTTPINTVFQEPYAGKIPTMFDGQTSGADLNAELTTTISDLFTPKYLAGWNTEAGYLPVLDMLDDNSVPAFLPTVPTTLFYGTADTYVPPIVSEEKYDEFIAAGASTNLVQKVPLEGLDHSGGILPAGVASILWFLEMENAEM
- a CDS encoding ThuA domain-containing protein encodes the protein MKKTLFLVVFSLFVSVVLAQPIKVMLVTGGHSYDTLQFFQLFDRMPEIEYEHFAQPDANKAIANRVADDFDVLVFYDMWNTITREQKAAYIRLTKQGKPFLFLHHALASYQNWPKFEEIIGGRYVQENKKIPEDEWSEYDHDVWVYCSIENYTPVTAGFRELRFFDEVYDNIRISDNVKPLLRTRHPKSADYVAWENRFNASTIVYIQTGHDKRTYETEDYRKLLFQAIQYLNTL
- the bglX gene encoding beta-glucosidase BglX, which codes for MQKLIISLLLMSVIAVACQQSDPVKTSKKDSAIDAKVEALIAKMTLIEKIGQLNQYSSRWELTGPAPEGVDSMSLYNMVKEGKVGSMLNVTGANATRKIQSWAVDSSRLGIPLILAYDVIHGYETMFPIPLAEAASWEPELAKKSSRVAAIEASAVGLHWTFAPMVDIARDARWGRFMEGSGEDPYLGAKMAYARVKGFQGDDLSDETTIAACAKHFAAYGFIESGRDYNVVQIGDPTLHNIVFPPFKACVDAGVATFMNAFNTINETPATANSYLQRDILKGEWGFEGFVVSDWNSIGEMLPHGIAADKKEAAYKAITAGSDMDMEGNAYINNLEALVNEGKVDEGLIDDAVRRILTIKFKLGLFDDPYKYCNPEREKTELRSDEHLAAAKEAAKRSIVLLKNENDLLPLKKDGLKIAVIGELAESKDVPLGSWRAKAITNSAVSLLEGMKNVTGNSSIRFAQGPAYTEGLRSFTTELKINTTDRSGMSAARSLASRSDVVVIALGEDCWQSGEGRSQTDISMKGFQQELLEEVYKVNKKVVVVLMNGRPIEINWMAENVPAIVECWHLGSEAGNGIAEVLFGDYNPAGKLPVSFPRAVGQQPLYYNHFNTGRPTNGEGNVFWSHYTDESKEPLFPFGYGLSYTTFSYSDLKLSTNELTEGGKIVVEATVTNTGDVAGEEIVQLYIRDLVGSISRPVKELKGFEKIKLEPKESKVVSFEITTKDIEFYGASKEWKAEPGDFNLWIGPNSAEGMAASFSLK